A stretch of Balaenoptera ricei isolate mBalRic1 chromosome 9, mBalRic1.hap2, whole genome shotgun sequence DNA encodes these proteins:
- the LOC132371331 gene encoding vacuolar protein sorting-associated protein 26A-like isoform X1, which produces MGFLGGFLGPICEIDVVLNDRETRKTAEMKTEVGKVEKRYLFYDGESVSGKVNLAFQQPGKRLEHQGIRIEFVGQTELFNDKSNTHKFVNLVKELALPGELTQSRSYDFAFMQVEKPCESYIGANVCLRYFLKVTIVRRLTDLVKEYDLIVHQLATYPDVNNSIKMEVGTEDCLHIEFEYNKSKHHLKDVTVGKIYFLLVRIKIQHMELQLIKKEITGIGPSATTETETIAKYEIMDGTPVKGYHFVEKSS; this is translated from the exons ATGGGTTTTCTTGGAGGATTTTTGGGTCCCATTTGTGAGATCGATGTTGTCCTTAATGATAGGGAAACCAGGAAAACGgcagaaatgaaaactgaagtTGGCAAAGTAGAAAAACGCTATCTTTTCTATGATGGAGAATCTGTTTCAGGAAAGGTAAACCTAGCCTTTCAGCAACCTGGAAAGAGGCTAGAGCACCAAGGAATCAGAATTGAATTTGTAGGTCAAACTGAACTTTTCAATGACAAGAGTAATACTCACAAATTTGTAAACCTAGTGAAAGAACTAGCCTTACCTGGAGAACTGACTCAGAGCAGAAGTTATGATTTTGCATTTATGCAAGTTGAAAAGCCATGCGAATCTTATATCGGTGCCAATGTCTGCTTAAGGTATTTCCTTAAAGTGACAATAGTAAGAAGACTGACAGACTTGGTAAAAGAATATGACCTTATTGTTCACCAGCTTGCTACCTATCCTGACGTCAACAACTCTATTAAGATGGAAGTGGGCACTGAAGATTGTCTACACATAGAATTTGAATATAATAAATCAAAGCATCATTTAAAGGATGTGACTGTGGGAAAAATTTACTTCTTATTAGTAAGAATAAAAATCCAACATATGGAGTTACAACTGATTAAAAAAGAGATCACGGGAATTGGACCCAGTGccacaacagaaacagaaacaatcgCTAAATATGAAATAATGGATGGTACACCAGTAAAAG GATATCATTTTGTGGAGAAAAGCTCCTGA
- the LOC132371331 gene encoding vacuolar protein sorting-associated protein 26A-like isoform X2 translates to MGFLGGFLGPICEIDVVLNDRETRKTAEMKTEVGKVEKRYLFYDGESVSGKVNLAFQQPGKRLEHQGIRIEFVGQTELFNDKSNTHKFVNLVKELALPGELTQSRSYDFAFMQVEKPCESYIGANVCLRYFLKVTIVRRLTDLVKEYDLIVHQLATYPDVNNSIKMEVGTEDCLHIEFEYNKSKHHLKDVTVGKIYFLLVRIKIQHMELQLIKKEITGIGPSATTETETIAKYEIMDGTPVKGESTPVRLFLAGYDPTPTMRDVNKKSSVRYFLILALVDEEDRTYFKQQDIILWRKAPEKLRKQRANSHQRFGSPESQASTEQPEM, encoded by the coding sequence ATGGGTTTTCTTGGAGGATTTTTGGGTCCCATTTGTGAGATCGATGTTGTCCTTAATGATAGGGAAACCAGGAAAACGgcagaaatgaaaactgaagtTGGCAAAGTAGAAAAACGCTATCTTTTCTATGATGGAGAATCTGTTTCAGGAAAGGTAAACCTAGCCTTTCAGCAACCTGGAAAGAGGCTAGAGCACCAAGGAATCAGAATTGAATTTGTAGGTCAAACTGAACTTTTCAATGACAAGAGTAATACTCACAAATTTGTAAACCTAGTGAAAGAACTAGCCTTACCTGGAGAACTGACTCAGAGCAGAAGTTATGATTTTGCATTTATGCAAGTTGAAAAGCCATGCGAATCTTATATCGGTGCCAATGTCTGCTTAAGGTATTTCCTTAAAGTGACAATAGTAAGAAGACTGACAGACTTGGTAAAAGAATATGACCTTATTGTTCACCAGCTTGCTACCTATCCTGACGTCAACAACTCTATTAAGATGGAAGTGGGCACTGAAGATTGTCTACACATAGAATTTGAATATAATAAATCAAAGCATCATTTAAAGGATGTGACTGTGGGAAAAATTTACTTCTTATTAGTAAGAATAAAAATCCAACATATGGAGTTACAACTGATTAAAAAAGAGATCACGGGAATTGGACCCAGTGccacaacagaaacagaaacaatcgCTAAATATGAAATAATGGATGGTACACCAGTAAAAGGTGAATCAACTCCAGTAAGACTGTTTTTAGCAGGATACGACCCAACTCCAACAATGAGAGATGTGAACAAAAAATCTTCCGTAAGGTACTTTTTAATTCTAGCCCTTGTTGATGAGGAAGACAGGACATACTTCAAGCAGCAGGATATCATTTTGTGGAGAAAAGCTCCTGAAAAACTGAGGAAACAGAGAGCAAACTCTCACCAGAGATTTGGATCGCCAGAATCACAGGCATCTACTGAGCAGCCTGAAATGTga